Proteins encoded in a region of the Geobacillus genomosp. 3 genome:
- a CDS encoding alkaline phosphatase D family protein, whose amino-acid sequence MKEENVVNELMKRLNEEVLNKRIDRRTLLHSAGKIAGLSLGMAIAQSLGGFDVHAAPKFADYPFQLGVASGDPLADSVVLWTRLAPDPLNGGGMPPHLVPVHWEVAADEHFRHVIRRGTEMASPRLGHSVHVEVNGLKPNTVYYYRFKCGNEMSPVGRTKTIPAPGAEVQEMLFAFASCQQFEHGYYTAYKHMARENLDLVFHLGDYIYEYGPNEYVSFTGNVRTHNSPEIITVEDYRNRYALYRSDADLRAAHAAFPWVVTWDDHEVENNYANVIPEDGQSVEAFIHRRAAAYQAYYEHMPLRKSSLPHAEHMRLYRSFAYGDLASFYVLDTRQYRDDQANGDGTKAHSPESLDPNRTLLGAEQEQWLLDHLGRSKTKWNVLAQQVFFAQRNFGTSLAPKYSMDAWDGYPAARQRITEFVVQNKMKNLIVLTGDVHANWASNLATDYDDPDALIFGAEFIGTSITSGGNGSDWRADTERVLAQNPHLRFFNNYRGYVRCRVTPEQWRADYRVIPYVTEPGADIWTRASLVYEKDGRGIREISSTSLPIGAKMSSEVEEDRHRAHARAREKQKEKKKGKIAN is encoded by the coding sequence ATGAAAGAGGAGAATGTTGTCAATGAACTGATGAAACGGTTGAATGAGGAGGTGCTGAACAAACGCATAGACCGCCGCACTCTTTTGCACAGCGCCGGCAAAATCGCGGGCCTGTCTCTCGGGATGGCGATCGCTCAGTCTTTAGGAGGATTTGACGTTCATGCGGCCCCGAAATTCGCCGATTATCCGTTTCAGCTTGGCGTTGCTTCTGGCGATCCGTTAGCAGACAGTGTCGTCTTATGGACAAGACTGGCTCCGGATCCGCTGAACGGCGGCGGAATGCCCCCGCATCTCGTTCCTGTTCATTGGGAAGTGGCGGCCGATGAACATTTTCGGCATGTTATCCGCCGCGGCACCGAAATGGCTTCGCCTCGTCTTGGACACTCTGTTCACGTCGAGGTGAACGGCTTAAAGCCCAACACGGTCTATTACTACCGTTTTAAATGCGGAAATGAGATGAGCCCGGTCGGCAGAACAAAGACGATTCCTGCACCGGGGGCTGAGGTGCAGGAAATGCTATTTGCCTTTGCCTCGTGCCAGCAGTTTGAGCACGGGTATTACACAGCGTACAAACATATGGCAAGAGAAAACCTCGATCTCGTTTTTCATCTCGGCGACTACATTTACGAATATGGACCGAACGAATACGTATCTTTTACCGGCAATGTGCGCACCCATAACAGCCCGGAAATTATCACCGTTGAAGATTACCGCAACCGCTATGCGTTGTACCGGTCTGACGCAGACTTGCGGGCGGCGCATGCGGCCTTTCCGTGGGTCGTGACGTGGGATGACCATGAGGTCGAAAACAACTACGCCAATGTGATCCCAGAGGATGGACAGTCTGTGGAAGCGTTCATTCACCGCCGCGCGGCGGCATACCAAGCGTATTATGAACATATGCCGCTTCGGAAATCGTCGCTTCCGCACGCAGAACATATGCGTCTGTACCGCTCATTTGCCTATGGCGACTTAGCTAGTTTCTATGTTTTAGATACGCGCCAATACCGCGATGATCAGGCAAACGGAGATGGGACAAAGGCGCATTCGCCGGAATCGCTCGACCCAAACCGAACCCTTCTTGGGGCTGAGCAGGAGCAATGGCTGCTCGATCACCTCGGCCGTTCAAAAACAAAATGGAATGTCTTGGCCCAGCAAGTGTTTTTTGCCCAGCGAAACTTTGGGACAAGCCTAGCGCCTAAATACAGCATGGATGCTTGGGATGGATATCCGGCGGCCCGTCAGCGCATTACTGAGTTTGTGGTGCAAAACAAGATGAAGAACTTGATTGTATTGACTGGCGATGTCCATGCGAATTGGGCGTCCAACTTGGCGACAGACTATGATGATCCGGATGCGCTGATCTTTGGCGCGGAGTTCATCGGCACGTCTATCACGTCCGGCGGAAACGGTTCAGATTGGCGGGCGGATACAGAGCGAGTTTTGGCGCAAAATCCACATCTTCGCTTTTTTAATAATTATCGGGGATATGTCCGCTGTCGGGTCACTCCGGAGCAGTGGCGCGCTGACTACCGGGTTATTCCGTACGTCACCGAACCTGGGGCCGATATTTGGACGAGAGCATCGCTCGTGTATGAGAAAGATGGGCGGGGAATCCGGGAAATTTCGTCTACATCATTGCCGATCGGCGCTAAAATGTCTAGCGAGGTGGAAGAAGACCGCCACCGCGCCCATGCGCGCGCCAGAGAAAAGCAAAAAGAAAAGAAAAAAGGAAAAATCGCAAACTGA
- a CDS encoding ABC transporter permease, producing the protein MRVLAMVVRIIRQFFRDKRTLALMIVAPMFVLLLMDLVFNGEEYKPAIAVSDNVPEAVVDKLKEAGANVNELSAKQAQKQLDGQDIDAWLDMGGSAPHLTLEGSDPTANQAVMAAVQQAFQSMAPKPPFQLKTTYWHGSSDMASFDYFGPVLIGFFIFFFVFLIAGVSFLRERTNGTLERLMATPLRRWEMVAGYMVGFGLFTTIQASLISWFAIDVLDMMMEGSFGYVLLITFLLAMTALALGMLLSAFANNELQMMQFIPLVVVPQVFFSGLFNLDTMEEWLRSLSVVMPLNYGADALRDIMVRGEGWSAIAVDVYVLLGFTLLFMVLNVVTLKKYRKL; encoded by the coding sequence ATGAGAGTGTTGGCGATGGTTGTCCGCATCATCCGCCAGTTTTTCCGCGACAAGCGCACGCTGGCGCTCATGATTGTCGCCCCGATGTTCGTCTTGTTGTTAATGGATTTAGTATTCAACGGGGAGGAATACAAACCAGCCATTGCCGTCAGCGACAATGTGCCTGAGGCGGTTGTTGATAAGTTAAAAGAAGCGGGAGCGAACGTGAACGAGCTGTCAGCAAAACAAGCGCAAAAGCAGCTGGACGGCCAAGATATTGACGCATGGCTTGACATGGGCGGAAGCGCTCCGCACCTTACGCTGGAAGGAAGCGACCCGACGGCCAATCAGGCGGTGATGGCCGCGGTGCAGCAGGCGTTTCAGTCCATGGCGCCCAAGCCCCCGTTTCAGTTGAAAACAACGTATTGGCACGGGTCAAGCGACATGGCGTCGTTTGATTATTTCGGCCCGGTGCTCATCGGCTTTTTCATCTTCTTTTTCGTCTTTTTGATCGCCGGGGTATCGTTTTTGCGTGAACGGACGAATGGGACGCTCGAGCGGTTGATGGCGACGCCGCTCAGGCGCTGGGAAATGGTCGCCGGCTACATGGTCGGGTTCGGGCTGTTTACGACGATTCAAGCAAGCTTAATTTCATGGTTTGCTATTGATGTGCTCGACATGATGATGGAGGGTTCGTTCGGGTATGTGCTGCTCATTACGTTTTTGCTGGCGATGACGGCGCTGGCGCTCGGGATGCTGCTGTCGGCGTTTGCCAACAACGAGCTGCAAATGATGCAGTTTATCCCGCTTGTCGTCGTGCCGCAAGTGTTTTTTTCCGGCTTGTTCAACCTTGACACGATGGAAGAATGGCTGCGTTCGCTGAGCGTCGTCATGCCGCTCAACTACGGGGCGGATGCGCTGCGCGATATTATGGTGCGCGGAGAGGGGTGGAGCGCTATCGCTGTTGACGTATACGTGCTGCTTGGTTTCACGCTGCTGTTTATGGTACTAAATGTAGTAACGCTGAAAAAATATCGCAAGCTGTAA
- a CDS encoding TetR/AcrR family transcriptional regulator: MSEHSWIQELLQIGGKDGKFSEKQLKILEAAVEMFAEKGYAATSTSEIAKKAGVAEGTIFRHYKTKKDLLLAIVTPTLFQSVAPFLAKEFVREVFDNEYETYEQFLRAVLANRYAFVKTYLPAIRVLWQELAFHSEIKQCFQRVFVEHVYPKFARIVRHFQEKGELAELPVDSVIRLTITSLAGFLAARFLLLPDHNWDDEAEMERTIRVLMNGLRR; encoded by the coding sequence ATGAGCGAGCATTCATGGATTCAGGAATTGCTGCAAATCGGCGGCAAGGACGGGAAGTTCAGTGAAAAACAGCTGAAAATTTTGGAAGCGGCGGTGGAAATGTTTGCTGAAAAAGGCTATGCGGCGACTTCCACGAGTGAAATCGCCAAAAAGGCCGGGGTGGCGGAAGGGACGATCTTCCGCCACTATAAGACGAAAAAAGACTTATTGTTGGCGATCGTCACGCCGACATTGTTTCAGTCCGTCGCCCCGTTTTTGGCGAAAGAGTTTGTTCGCGAAGTGTTTGACAACGAATATGAGACGTACGAACAGTTTTTGCGCGCGGTGCTCGCTAACCGCTACGCGTTTGTGAAAACGTATTTGCCGGCGATTCGCGTGCTCTGGCAGGAGCTGGCCTTTCATTCCGAGATCAAACAGTGCTTTCAACGCGTGTTTGTCGAGCATGTGTATCCGAAATTCGCCCGCATTGTCCGCCACTTTCAAGAGAAAGGGGAGTTGGCCGAGCTGCCGGTCGATTCGGTCATCCGCTTGACGATCACATCGCTCGCCGGCTTTTTGGCCGCCCGCTTTCTCCTTTTGCCTGACCACAACTGGGACGATGAGGCGGAAATGGAACGGACGATCCGCGTGTTGATGAACGGTCTGCGGCGCTAA
- a CDS encoding GNAT family N-acetyltransferase, translated as MIRKAAFSDAPAIAAVHVDSWKTTYRGIVPDAYLETLAVEEKQALWEKGLSQADHSVFVAEEHGRVVGFISGGRNRASDGPAARYDGELYAVYLLKEAQGKGWGRRLVQALARDLAQKGIHSLVVWVLAANPSRGFYERLGGEKLAEERVEIGGTVLSEWCYGWQDIQTMN; from the coding sequence ATGATCCGGAAAGCAGCTTTCAGCGATGCGCCGGCGATTGCTGCTGTCCATGTGGACAGTTGGAAGACAACGTACCGCGGCATCGTGCCGGACGCGTACTTGGAGACGTTGGCAGTGGAAGAAAAACAAGCGTTATGGGAGAAGGGGCTCAGCCAAGCGGACCATTCCGTGTTTGTCGCCGAGGAACACGGGCGCGTCGTTGGATTCATCTCCGGCGGACGAAACCGGGCGAGCGACGGCCCAGCGGCCCGATATGACGGGGAGCTGTACGCGGTGTATTTGCTCAAAGAGGCCCAAGGAAAAGGATGGGGACGGCGGCTTGTGCAAGCCTTGGCCCGCGACTTGGCGCAAAAAGGCATTCATTCGCTCGTCGTCTGGGTGCTTGCCGCCAATCCGTCGCGCGGTTTCTACGAACGGCTTGGCGGTGAAAAACTGGCCGAGGAAAGGGTGGAAATCGGCGGAACAGTGTTATCGGAGTGGTGCTACGGCTGGCAAGACATTCAAACGATGAACTAG
- a CDS encoding ROK family transcriptional regulator, which produces MVTGDAAYIKKMNRSLIIQTIVNERMISRADLSKATSLTRATISAQVADLLEEGLLREIEHEHSSVGRKPIMLSLNAQAGYAIGIDLDYGEISFTVTDLLGKPVSSKTVTLETPEYQEIVRLLAHHIRAYIEEYKPSRYGIVGIAIAIHGLVSKRESIHFVPRFRWHHLNLKKDLENEIGQDIPIFLENNANLSALAERVFIHHQTNNLLCVTLYSGIGLGMIINNEFFQGHDGFAGEAGHMIVVPDGRLCNCGNKGCWEKYASESCVFESLAKCKQVKYVTYEYIQKLLAEGDEETERIMEQFIYYLAVGINNIINLYNPEVVVLNSRLLGMHPDALGHIQQHLRSSISHYRELSLSSIGKKACILGACALAITHFLDVPIVNLPYEP; this is translated from the coding sequence ATGGTGACCGGAGATGCAGCCTATATAAAAAAAATGAACCGCTCCTTGATCATTCAAACGATCGTCAACGAGCGAATGATTTCGCGGGCCGATTTGTCGAAGGCAACCTCCTTAACGCGGGCAACCATTTCCGCACAAGTGGCGGATTTATTAGAAGAAGGACTTCTTCGTGAAATCGAGCATGAGCATAGCAGCGTCGGCCGAAAGCCGATTATGCTTTCCTTGAACGCTCAAGCCGGCTATGCCATCGGCATTGACTTAGACTATGGCGAAATTTCCTTCACCGTCACCGACCTTCTCGGCAAACCGGTATCGTCCAAAACGGTCACGCTCGAGACGCCGGAATATCAAGAGATCGTTCGCCTACTTGCCCACCATATTCGCGCGTATATCGAGGAATACAAACCGAGCCGCTACGGCATTGTCGGCATTGCCATCGCTATTCACGGTCTCGTTTCTAAAAGGGAGTCAATCCATTTTGTGCCGCGTTTCCGTTGGCATCATCTCAACTTAAAAAAAGACTTGGAAAACGAAATCGGGCAAGATATTCCAATTTTCCTTGAAAACAACGCTAATCTCTCCGCCTTGGCTGAGCGGGTATTTATCCACCATCAAACGAATAACTTATTATGCGTCACCCTTTATTCCGGCATCGGCCTTGGCATGATCATTAACAACGAGTTTTTTCAAGGGCATGACGGGTTTGCCGGCGAAGCGGGCCATATGATCGTTGTCCCCGACGGCAGACTGTGCAACTGCGGCAATAAAGGATGCTGGGAAAAATACGCTTCCGAATCGTGTGTATTTGAGTCTTTGGCCAAATGCAAACAAGTCAAATACGTCACGTACGAGTATATTCAAAAACTGTTGGCCGAAGGCGATGAAGAAACGGAACGCATCATGGAACAGTTCATTTATTACTTAGCGGTCGGCATTAACAATATTATTAACCTTTACAATCCCGAAGTCGTCGTGCTCAACAGCCGGCTGCTCGGCATGCATCCGGACGCTCTCGGGCATATTCAGCAGCACTTGCGCTCTTCAATCAGCCATTACCGGGAACTATCGCTCTCTTCCATTGGAAAAAAAGCGTGCATTTTAGGCGCCTGTGCGCTCGCCATCACCCACTTTTTGGACGTTCCGATCGTGAACTTGCCGTATGAGCCTTGA
- a CDS encoding twin-arginine translocase TatA/TatE family subunit — protein MLIFGPLKLPEIGQTLGEFQSATRDFASNETKGGTGPLKKVNGSKKRAAVTRFFIFSYTARLPSFV, from the coding sequence TTGCTCATCTTCGGCCCTTTGAAATTGCCGGAAATTGGGCAGACGTTAGGTGAATTTCAGAGTGCCACACGCGACTTTGCCTCTAACGAAACAAAAGGAGGAACAGGGCCTTTGAAAAAGGTGAATGGATCAAAGAAGCGGGCGGCGGTCACCCGCTTCTTTATATTTTCATACACCGCTCGCCTTCCGTCTTTCGTTTGA
- a CDS encoding lactate racemase domain-containing protein has product MGILHDLLKDIPIPKVAKVNVHFDDTCIENVPLALMEKLQQDHIRSLIRPGMEIAVAVGSRGLDRLVEIVATTVAFLKEQGAKPFIVPSMGSHGGATAEGQRAVLAHLGVTEETAGCEIRSSMDVVQLGQLPNGLPVYMDRFAANADGIVVINRIKPHTAFRGPVESGLMKMLSIGLGKQKGAEACHQLGFKYMAENVPAMAKMMMEKKPVLFGVATIENAFDKVAIVDVLTPKEIIEKEPELQKKAKQLLPRLFFDQIDVLVIDQIGKNISGDGMDPNITGRYPTPYAHGGPDVNKMVVLDLTPETEGNANGVGTADFTTKRLVDKMDLEVTYANGLTSTVVAPTKIATTLPNDRMAIQAAIKTCNILDFTKVKLVRIQNTLKIGEIEVSEALIPYVESHPNMEVVAGPYEWVFDKHGQLF; this is encoded by the coding sequence ATGGGCATTTTGCATGACCTGTTAAAAGATATTCCGATTCCGAAAGTGGCGAAAGTGAACGTTCATTTTGATGACACTTGCATTGAAAACGTGCCGCTCGCTCTAATGGAAAAGTTGCAGCAAGACCATATCCGCAGTCTCATTCGTCCGGGCATGGAAATCGCGGTGGCGGTCGGAAGCCGCGGGCTGGATCGGTTGGTGGAGATTGTCGCTACAACTGTTGCCTTTCTAAAGGAACAGGGGGCGAAACCGTTTATCGTCCCGAGCATGGGAAGCCACGGCGGTGCAACGGCGGAAGGGCAGCGGGCGGTGTTGGCCCATCTCGGCGTAACCGAGGAAACGGCCGGCTGTGAAATTCGCTCATCGATGGACGTCGTCCAACTTGGGCAGCTGCCAAACGGCCTTCCGGTGTATATGGACCGGTTTGCGGCCAACGCCGACGGCATTGTCGTCATTAACCGCATAAAACCTCATACCGCTTTTCGCGGCCCGGTTGAAAGCGGGCTGATGAAAATGTTGAGCATCGGGCTCGGAAAACAAAAAGGGGCGGAAGCATGCCACCAGTTAGGATTTAAATACATGGCGGAAAATGTTCCGGCGATGGCGAAAATGATGATGGAGAAAAAACCGGTGCTGTTCGGGGTGGCAACGATTGAAAATGCATTTGACAAAGTAGCGATCGTGGATGTGTTGACGCCAAAGGAAATCATTGAGAAGGAGCCAGAGCTGCAGAAAAAAGCGAAGCAGCTGCTGCCGCGCCTGTTTTTTGACCAAATTGACGTGCTTGTCATCGACCAAATCGGAAAAAATATTAGCGGCGACGGAATGGATCCAAACATTACGGGCCGCTATCCGACTCCGTACGCGCATGGCGGTCCGGATGTGAACAAAATGGTCGTGTTGGATTTAACCCCGGAAACGGAAGGGAACGCCAACGGGGTCGGGACGGCCGATTTCACGACCAAACGGCTTGTCGATAAGATGGACTTGGAAGTGACATATGCAAACGGCCTGACTTCAACTGTTGTCGCCCCGACGAAAATTGCGACGACACTGCCAAACGACCGGATGGCCATTCAGGCTGCCATTAAAACGTGCAATATTTTAGATTTTACAAAAGTGAAATTAGTGCGCATTCAAAACACCTTGAAAATCGGTGAAATCGAAGTGTCGGAAGCGTTAATTCCTTATGTGGAGAGCCACCCGAATATGGAAGTCGTTGCCGGTCCATATGAATGGGTGTTTGATAAACATGGACAATTATTTTAA
- a CDS encoding ABC transporter ATP-binding protein — MTANPCIQVERVSKRFRKKVVIDDVSLDVRAGEIFGLLGPSGAGKTTLVRMIAGIDQASEGAIRVLGVNMPDLGAMKRIGFMAQSDALYGELTALENMQFFASIYGLRGKKQKERIDNMLALVNLTDDRKKPVHQYSGGMKRRLSLAIALLHEPNVLILDEPTVGIDPVLRQSIWAELERIRRRGTTVVVTTHVMDEAEKCGRLGMIREGRLIAVGRPDELKQKAGAETIEQAFLAFGGVRR; from the coding sequence ATGACCGCCAATCCATGTATTCAAGTCGAGCGTGTTTCCAAGCGGTTTAGAAAAAAAGTGGTCATCGACGATGTGTCGTTGGATGTTCGCGCGGGAGAAATTTTCGGTCTGCTCGGCCCGTCGGGAGCCGGCAAGACGACGTTGGTGCGCATGATCGCCGGCATTGATCAAGCGAGCGAAGGCGCGATTCGTGTGCTGGGCGTGAACATGCCTGATCTTGGCGCCATGAAGCGGATTGGCTTTATGGCGCAGTCGGATGCCTTGTACGGAGAATTGACCGCGCTCGAGAACATGCAATTTTTTGCTTCGATTTATGGGTTGCGAGGGAAAAAACAAAAAGAACGGATCGATAACATGCTCGCGCTCGTCAACTTGACGGATGACCGGAAAAAGCCGGTGCACCAATACTCGGGCGGGATGAAGCGGCGGCTGTCGCTGGCGATCGCCTTGCTTCATGAACCGAACGTGCTCATTTTGGATGAGCCGACGGTCGGCATCGATCCGGTGCTGCGTCAATCGATTTGGGCGGAACTCGAGCGGATTCGCCGGCGCGGCACAACCGTTGTCGTCACGACCCATGTGATGGATGAAGCGGAAAAGTGCGGGCGGCTTGGCATGATTCGCGAAGGTCGGTTGATCGCCGTCGGCCGCCCGGATGAGTTGAAACAAAAAGCAGGCGCGGAAACGATTGAACAAGCGTTTTTGGCGTTTGGAGGTGTCCGGCGATGA
- a CDS encoding MFS transporter, which translates to MSQVTKMETRATTSGENKVRPFGIRDQIGYLFGDFGNDFFFILVASFLMVYYTDVFGLNAALVGTLFLIARLWDAVADVAWGRFIDTRNPSKHGKFKPWIFRMSLPLVISGVLMFVYIPGMTTGFYEAYAFVTYLLWGTLYSTVNIPYGSMASVITSDPVERTSLSTFRTMGAMLAGLIINTVGPLILFVNNEANANRFFLAAVIFGILSLACYMACYKLSTERIVLQESESTKLNLSKTLKGLLKNKPLIWILIASLTFMVCFMLIGAVNVYLFKDYFGSAKSLSLVGLLQSVAVFVAMPFVKPLVAKFGKKETAAAGLLLAAAVYILLYFLPQLTAMQFIALLTVAMFGYGFFNLVIWAFVTDVIDYHEYLTGLREDGTVYSIYSFSRKVGQAVAGGLGGWAIAAVGYNAGLKEQTESTLHGIYMLGTLVPGLTLLVIALILIFLYPLNKERATQLAIELEEKRKAK; encoded by the coding sequence ATGAGTCAAGTAACAAAAATGGAGACGAGGGCTACAACGTCTGGTGAAAACAAGGTACGGCCGTTTGGAATTAGGGACCAGATCGGTTACTTGTTTGGTGATTTCGGCAATGACTTTTTCTTCATTCTTGTCGCTTCATTTTTGATGGTTTATTATACGGATGTGTTTGGGTTGAACGCAGCGCTGGTGGGGACACTCTTTTTAATCGCTAGGCTGTGGGATGCGGTCGCTGATGTGGCGTGGGGCCGGTTTATTGACACGAGAAACCCGAGCAAACATGGGAAGTTTAAGCCTTGGATTTTCCGGATGTCGTTGCCGCTTGTCATTTCCGGTGTGCTTATGTTTGTCTATATTCCTGGCATGACGACGGGATTTTATGAGGCGTATGCTTTTGTGACATACCTCCTTTGGGGGACGCTGTATAGCACGGTCAACATTCCATACGGCTCGATGGCGTCAGTCATTACGAGCGATCCGGTTGAGCGCACATCGTTGTCCACGTTCCGGACGATGGGGGCGATGTTGGCGGGACTCATTATTAACACGGTTGGTCCGCTCATTTTATTTGTCAATAACGAGGCGAACGCCAATCGCTTTTTCCTCGCTGCGGTCATTTTCGGAATTTTGTCGCTTGCCTGCTATATGGCGTGCTACAAGTTATCAACGGAACGGATCGTCTTACAAGAATCGGAAAGCACGAAACTGAATTTAAGCAAAACGTTAAAAGGATTGCTAAAAAACAAGCCGCTCATTTGGATTTTAATTGCTTCGCTCACGTTTATGGTTTGCTTTATGTTAATCGGAGCTGTAAACGTCTATTTATTTAAAGACTATTTTGGAAGCGCTAAATCGCTGAGCCTTGTCGGGCTGTTGCAGTCGGTTGCCGTATTTGTCGCCATGCCATTTGTGAAACCGCTTGTAGCGAAGTTTGGGAAAAAGGAAACGGCGGCAGCGGGGTTGTTGCTGGCTGCTGCAGTGTACATTCTGCTTTACTTTTTGCCGCAATTGACGGCCATGCAATTTATCGCTCTTTTAACTGTAGCGATGTTCGGGTACGGATTTTTCAACTTAGTGATTTGGGCGTTTGTTACGGACGTTATTGACTATCACGAATATTTGACCGGTTTGCGCGAAGATGGAACCGTTTACTCGATTTACTCGTTTTCCCGCAAAGTCGGCCAGGCGGTCGCCGGCGGTTTGGGCGGATGGGCGATTGCGGCGGTCGGGTATAATGCCGGGTTGAAAGAACAGACAGAAAGCACTCTTCACGGCATTTACATGTTAGGGACCCTAGTGCCTGGATTGACCTTGTTGGTCATTGCCCTTATTTTAATCTTCTTGTATCCATTAAATAAGGAGCGGGCAACCCAATTGGCGATTGAACTTGAGGAAAAACGGAAAGCGAAATGA
- the uxaC gene encoding glucuronate isomerase — translation MKTFLDDHFLLETNTAVRLYEEAARHLPIFDFHCHLDPKEIWENKPYDNITQLWLGGDHYKWRAMRMHGVGEKFITGDASDWEKFLAWAETVPHLIGNPLYHWTHMELKMFFGIEKPLNPKTAKEIYEECNEKLQQPEFRPRALIRRANVAFIGTTDDPLSTLEFHRRLRDDESFQTIIAPTFRPDQALFIERPSFTDWLRKLSEASGIAIDSFSDFLAALKQRIDEFHEHGGRASDHDIPKMEYVAVTESEAAAIFQKRVNGGALSAAELVAYRSFLLTELGKMYAEKQWVMQLHIGAMRNNNTKMNRLLGPDAGFDSIGETNIAEGLSRFLDALDREDALPRTVLFNLNPKDNAVIAGMMGNFYEEGVPGKIQFGSAWWFNDHIDGMEKQMRDLANVGVLSHFIGMLTDSRSFLSYARHDYFRRILCNLLGDWVEKGLVHNDIDFLVQMVKNIGYYNAESYFLQR, via the coding sequence ATGAAGACGTTTTTAGATGACCATTTTTTGCTTGAGACAAATACAGCCGTCCGGCTTTATGAAGAAGCGGCGAGACACTTGCCGATTTTTGATTTTCACTGCCACTTGGACCCGAAAGAAATATGGGAAAACAAGCCATATGATAATATCACGCAACTTTGGCTCGGCGGAGACCATTATAAATGGCGGGCGATGCGCATGCATGGAGTGGGCGAGAAGTTCATCACCGGCGATGCGAGCGATTGGGAAAAGTTTCTCGCCTGGGCTGAAACAGTGCCCCATTTGATCGGCAACCCGCTTTATCATTGGACCCATATGGAACTGAAGATGTTTTTTGGGATTGAAAAGCCGCTAAACCCAAAAACAGCAAAAGAGATTTACGAAGAATGCAACGAAAAGCTGCAACAGCCGGAGTTTCGACCGCGGGCGCTCATCCGGCGGGCAAATGTCGCTTTTATTGGCACAACGGATGATCCGCTATCGACGCTTGAGTTTCATCGCCGGCTTCGGGATGATGAGTCGTTTCAAACGATCATTGCGCCGACGTTCCGTCCGGATCAGGCGCTGTTTATTGAACGCCCGTCGTTTACGGATTGGCTGAGGAAGCTGTCGGAAGCATCGGGCATCGCGATTGACTCGTTTTCTGATTTTTTGGCGGCTCTCAAGCAACGGATCGATGAGTTTCATGAACACGGTGGCCGGGCGTCAGACCACGATATTCCGAAAATGGAGTATGTCGCTGTTACGGAATCAGAAGCGGCGGCGATTTTTCAAAAACGGGTGAACGGCGGGGCGCTTTCCGCTGCGGAGCTCGTTGCTTATCGGTCGTTCTTGCTTACGGAGTTAGGAAAAATGTACGCCGAAAAACAATGGGTGATGCAGCTGCACATCGGGGCGATGCGCAACAACAATACGAAAATGAATCGGCTTCTTGGCCCGGACGCCGGATTTGATTCGATCGGGGAAACGAATATAGCCGAAGGACTGTCGCGTTTTCTTGACGCCCTTGACCGGGAAGACGCGCTGCCGCGAACCGTATTGTTTAACTTGAATCCGAAAGACAATGCTGTGATTGCTGGGATGATGGGAAACTTTTATGAAGAGGGCGTGCCGGGAAAAATCCAATTCGGTTCGGCATGGTGGTTTAATGACCATATCGATGGAATGGAAAAGCAAATGCGCGATTTGGCGAATGTCGGAGTGCTCAGCCATTTTATCGGGATGTTGACAGATTCGCGCAGTTTTCTTTCTTACGCCCGCCATGATTATTTCCGCCGCATTCTTTGCAATCTTCTTGGCGACTGGGTGGAAAAAGGGCTTGTCCATAACGATATCGATTTTCTTGTCCAGATGGTGAAAAATATAGGCTACTACAATGCCGAAAGTTATTTTTTGCAACGCTAA